One stretch of Zingiber officinale cultivar Zhangliang chromosome 6B, Zo_v1.1, whole genome shotgun sequence DNA includes these proteins:
- the LOC121991357 gene encoding ERBB-3 BINDING PROTEIN 1-like, whose product MELDLTFPDVIIKYKTVAEIVNSNRPFNWWYLSADPKLIRLSIYARKATPSESMQTGNVYKNVKREIERGVAFPTCISINNTVCHFSPLGNDKTILEEKDIVKIDMGCHIDGFIVVVARTDVIQEGPVTGRVVDVIAAANYYSRSCLVLCESKEKRCLYI is encoded by the exons ATGGAGTTGGATCTCACTTTCCCAGATGTTATTATCAAGTACAAGACCGTGGCAGAGATTGTCAATAGCAAT AGGCCCTTCAACTGGTGGTATCTCAGTGCAGACCCAAAGCTAATTAGGTTGTCGATCTATGCGAGAAAGGCGACTCCATCAGAGAGTAT GCAAACTGGTAACGTGTACAAGAATGTGAAGAGAGAGATTGAAAGGGGCGTAGCTTTTCCAACATGCATTTCTATCAATAACACCGTGTGCCATTTTTCACCCCTTGGCAATGATAAGACTATACTGGAAGAGAAAGACATCGTTAAAAT TGACATGGGGTGTCATATTGATGGGTTTATTGTTGTAGTGGCGCGCACTGATGTTATACAGGAAGGACCCGTGACTGGTAGAGTAGTAGATGTGATTGCTGCTGCCAATTACTACAGTAGAAGTTGCCTTGTGCTTTGTGAGTCCAAGGAAAAAAGGTGCCTTTATATTTGA